The following is a genomic window from Miltoncostaea oceani.
AGTTCGCCTTCTCGGGCGCGCGGCCGGTGATGCTCGCCGACGACCGGATCGTGCTCGCCGTCGAGACCGAGCTGCTGCGCCAGTGGATCCGCCAGCGCTACCTGCCCCTGCTGCGCGACGCCCTCTTCGAGGTGCGCGGCGCGGACCTGGAGGTCGAGATCACCGTCGACCCCGCGGCGTCCGACGACGGCGGCGGGGCGGACGACCACGCCGGTGACGCGCGGGCGCCCTCGGTGCCCGTGTCGGTGATGCCGCCGCGGCGGGCCCACGGGCTGCAGCCGCGCTTCACCTTCGAGGCCTTCGTCACCGGACCGTCGAACCGGTTCGCCCAGGCCGCCGCCCTCGCGGTCGCCGAGCAGCCGGCGCGCGCCTACAACCCCTTCTTCATCTACGGGGGGGTCGGCCTCGGCAAGACCCACCTGCTGCACGCCATCGGCCACTTCGTCGCGGCGAACCACCCCGAGCTCTCGTTGACGTACGTCTCGGTGGAGACCTTCACCAACGAGTTCATCAACGCGCTGCGCGACGGGGGCATCCGCTCGTTCAAGGACCGGTACCGCAGCACGGACATCCTCCTCATCGACGACATCCAGTCGCTCCAGGGGCGCGAGCAGACGCAGGAGGAGTTCTTCCACACGTTCAACGCGCTCCACGACAGCGGCAAGCAGATCGTCATCTCCTCCGACCGCCCGCCGAAGGCGATCGCCACCCTCGAGGACCGGCTGCGCAGCCGCTTCGAGATGGGCCTGATCACCGACGTGCAGCCGCCCGACATCGAGACGCGCATCGCCATCCTCCAGAAGCGCGTGCGCGCCGACCGCTACGAGATCCACGACCCCGAGGTGCTCCCGTTCATCGCGGGACGCGTCTCGACCAACGTCCGCGCCCTCGAGGGGGCCCTGACGCGGGTCGTCGCCCACGGGTCGATCTCGGGGCGGCGGATCACCGTCGAGTTGGCGAACGAGATCCTCGAGGACCTGTTCCCCGCCGGGGAGGGGACGCTGACGATCGAGCTGATCCAGAGCGAGGTGTGCCGCTTCTACGGGGTCAGCCTCGGCGACCTGAACAGCCACAAGCGGACCCGGCGGATCGTCCACCCGCGCCAGGTCGCCATGTACCTGAGCCGCGAGCTGACGGACACGTCGCTCCCCCAGATCGGCCGCGCCTTCGGGGGCCGCGACCACACGACGGTGATGTACGCCGTCCAGAAGGTCGGGGCCCAGCTCAACTCGGAGGGGGAGGTCCTCACCGAGGTCCAGAACCTGACGGGCCGTCTGACGGGCCGTCGGCCCACCGCGTCGTGACGGTGGAGGGACGGGGGGACACCGTGTCACGCCCCTCCCCACGTCCCACCGCGGGACGCCCGGCGGCGGGACGCCCTGTGGAGCGCTGGGGAGGGATCCGGGGTCGCGGTGTCGTCGCCCCACGGGCCGGCGCACAGGCGGAAGGTGCCCGTGTGCAGGCGATCCTCCGTGACCCCACCGTTCGCACAGGACCTACGGTTGTGACCTCGATGAAACCCCTTTCTCTCTTCTCTCAGTCAAAGGCCGTCCTCCCGTCGTGGACAGCGGCACGGGGTCCGGGAGCAACGGCTCCCGCCGACCGCTAGGGTCCCGGCGTGCGCCTCGTCTCGCCCAAGGATGAGCTCGCCGGCAAGCTCGCCGTCGCCGGCCGCGCCGCCTCCGCCAAGAGCACCATCCAGATCCTCTCCCACGTCCTGCTGAGGGCGGAGGAGGGTCGCTGCGAGCTGGCGGCGACGGACATGGAGCTGTCGCTGCGGGTGCCGCTGGAGGCGACCGTCGAGCAGCCCGGCGCCGTCGTGCTGCCGCGCCTGGCCGGCGACATCGTCCGGACCATGGCGGACGGCCCGATCACGTTGGAGCACCGGGCCAACGAGGGCGTCGTGTCCCTCTCCGGCGGCGGCTCGTCGTTCACGTTGAACTGCCTCCAGGCAAGCGACTTCCCGGAGCTGCCGCCCGACGACGGCGCCGGGCTGCGGGTGCCCGCCGAGCCGCTCGTCGAGGCGATCGACCGGGTGGCGCGCGCCGCCTCCCGCGACGAGACCCGCCCCGTCCTCACCGGCGTGCTGGTGCGCCTCGGCCCCGACGGCATCACGATGGTGGCCACCGACTCCTACCGCCTCGCGGTGCGGCAGACGCCCCTCGAGGCGCCGCCCTCCGACGTGAGCGAGGCGATCGTCCCGGCCCGCGCCCTCACCGAGGTCTCGCGCCTGGTCGGCGTCATGAAGGCCGACGCCGTCGAGATCGTCCTCGGCGAGTCGCAGGCCCTCTTCCGCATCGGGGAGATGCGCCTCACGAGCCGCGTCATCGAGGGCCAGTTCCCCGACCACCGCCAGCTGGTGCCCGACGCCTTCGAGCACGACGTCGCCTTCGACCGCGGCGAGCTGCTCGGCGTGCTCACCCGCATCGGCGTCCTCGCGCAGCGCAGCACCCCGGTGCGGCTGTCCTTCGAGCCGGGGTCGGTGACGATCTCGGCGTCCAGCGACCAGGTCGGCGAGGGCCGCGAGTCGCTCCCCGTGACGTTCTCCGGCGAGAGCCTCGAGATGGGCTTCAACGTGGAGTTCCTCCGCGCCGGCGTGGAGAGCATCCCCGGCGACGAGGTCCGCCTCGGACTGATCAGCCCGCTCCGGCCCGGGCTGCTCCGTGGCGCGGCGGACGACTACCGCTACCTCCTCATGCCGATCCGGCTCAACGCCTGATCCCACCCGCGGGGGCGGCGCCGACTGGTCGGCGCGGCGCCTCGAGGTCCGCGACGTCCGCTGCTGGGACCGGGCGGCCCTCGACCTGCCCTCCGGGCTGGTGGTGATCGTCGGCCCGAACGGGGCCGGGAAGACCTCCCTGGTGGAGGCCGTCGTGCTCGGCTGCGTCGGCGTGTCGCCGCGGACCGCGCGGGAGGCGGAGATCGTCCGCCGCGGCGCGGAGGCCCTGCACGTCACCCTCGACCTCGACGGGCCCACGGGACCCCATCGCCGCGAGATCGGCTTCGCCGCGGGGCGGGGCCGGCGCCTGCGCCTGGACGGGGCGCCGGTGCGCTCCCTCGGCGGCTGGCGCGCCCGCGCCGTCCTCGTGTTCCTCCCCGACGAGCTCCGCGCGGTGAAGGGTCCCCCCGCCGCACGCCGCCGGGCGCTCGACCGGGTCCTCGAGGCCTCCTCCCCCGGCTTCGCGGACGACCTCGCCGGCTACCAGCACGCCCTCGCCCAGCGGAACGCCCTGCTGCGGCGGGTGCGGGCCGGGCAGGCGGGGGAGGAGACGCTGCCGGCGTGGGAGGCGCCGATGGCCGAGACGGGCGCCCGCGTCGCGGCCGTCCGCCGCGCCGGCGCCGCGGCCCTCGCCGGCCCCTTCGCGGAGTGGCTCTCCGCCCTCGGCGGGGGCGCCGGCGGGACGCTGCGGCTCGAGACGTCCCCCGCGGGCCTCGGCGAGGTCCCCGACGACGGCCTCCGCGACGCCCTCGCCCGCACCTGGGAGGAGCGCCGGCCGCGGGAGATCGCCGCCGCGCAGACCCTGTCCGGCCCCCACCGCGACGACCTGTGGATCGGGGCGGGCGCCGCCGACCTGCGCAGGGAGGGGAGCCAGGGGGAGCAGCGCACCGCGGCCCTCGCGCTGCTGCTCGCGGCCCGCGACCACCTGCGGGCGCGGTCGGCACGGCCGATCCTGCTGCTCGACGACGTCCTCAGCGAGCTCGACCCCGTCCGGCGCCGCCTGCTGCTCGAGGCCGTCCGCGACGGGGGTCAGACCCTGGTCACGACGGCCGACCCGAACGCCGCGGACGCGCTCGCGGAGCCGCCCGACGCGCTGGTGCGGGTCGAGGGCGGGACCCTCGCGTGAGCGGCCGGCACCCGCGCCGCCACCGCCACCGTCGCGACCCCCTCCCGGCGGCGGACGTCCTCCGGCGCTTCCGCCGGTCCTCGGGCGCACCGGCCGCGGGTCCCACCGGCGCCGCCGCGGTCGCCTGGCCCCAGGTGGTCGGCGCGGTCGCCGCGGCCCACAGCGCGCCGGTGCGCCGCACCCGTGCGGGGGTGCTCACCGTCGCGTGCTCCAGCGCGGCGTGGGCCCACGAGCTGTCGATGCGCCGCGAGGAGCTCACCCTCCGTCTGACGGAGGTCTGCCCCGAGGCGGACGTCGTGGGGTTGCGCTTCTCGGTCGCCGACCACGTGCCCGCGGCGGCCGGTCCGTCCCCGCCCCCGCCCCCGGCCCCGCCGCCCGTGCCGGGGCCGGAGGACCGCGCCGAGGCCGCCCGGGCGACCGCCGGCGTGGAGGACCCGGCGGTGCGTGCGCTCATCGCGCGGGCCGCCGCGGCGTCCGCCGCCCGCCACAGGCGCTCTCCTGACACGTGATTTACCTGCAAATAGGGCACAAAACGCAGGCTTCCGACCTCGGGTGGTGCTAAACTCCCACGACGCTCCTGAGGAGGCAGCAGATCTCCACTTCGCCCGACGCGCCGTCGGTCACCACGCAGTACGACTCCGGCGACATCACCGTGCTGGAGGGGCTCGAGGCGGTCCGCCGCCGGCCCGGCATGTACATCGGCTCCACCGGTCCGAGGGGCCTCCACCACCTCGTCTACGAGCTGGTCGACAACAGCGTCGACGAGGCCCTCGCCGGGTACTGCGACCGCGTGGAGATCACCCTCCACCCCGACGGCTCGTGCACCGTCGCCGACAACGGGCGCGGCATCCCCGTCTCGGCGATGGCCGACCAGGGGGGCAAGAGCGCCCTCGAGGTGGTCCTGACCGTGCTCCACGCCGGCGGCAAGTTCGGCGGCGAGGGCTACAAGGTCTCCGGCGGCCTCCACGGCGTGGGCAGCAGCGTCGTGAACGCCCTGTCCGAGTGGCTCCTGGCGGAGGTGCGCCGCGACGGCGGCGCGTTCGAGCAGCGCTACGAGATCGGCGTGCCGCTCGGCCCGATCGAGCGCGTGCGCGACGCGTCCGACACCGGCACCACGATCACGTTCCTCCCGGATCCGAACATCTTCGAGGAGCCGGACTTCGACTTCGACACGCTGGCCCAGCGCCTGCGCGAGACGGCGTTCCTCACCAAGGGCCTCCTGGTGCGGCTCGTCGACCGCCGCGGCGAGGGCGGCGAGGTCGAGTTCCACTACGAGGGCGGCATCCAGGACTTCGTCCGCCACCTCAACGAGACGCGCGACCCCGTCCACCGCGACGTGGTGTACCTCGAGTCGGAGGGTCACGAGGCCACGCTCGAGGTCGCCCTGCAGTGGACCGCCGCCTACAGCGAGTCGGTCTACACCTTCGCGAACAACATCAACACGCACGAGGGCGGCAGCCACCTCACGGGCTTCCGCACGGCCCTCACGCGCACGCTGAACGACTACGCCCGCGCGAAGGGCCTCCTGAAGGAGAAGGACGACAACCTCGAGGGCCCCGACACCCGCGAGGGCCTCACCGCCATCGTCTCGGTGAAGCTCCGCGAGCCCCAGTTCGAGGGCCAGACGAAGACCAAGCTCGGCAACTCCGAGATCACCGGCTTCGTCAACGCCGCCGTCACCCAGCGGCTGGCCGAGTACATGGAGGAGCACCCCACCGAGGCGCGCGCGATCTGCGGCAAGGCGATCAACGCCTCGCAGGCCCGCCTCGCGGCCCGCAAGGCCCGCGACCTCGCGCGCCGCAAGGGCGTGATGGACTCCACCAGCCTGCCCGGCAAGCTCGCCGACTGCTCCGACCGCGACCCCGCCAACACCGAGCTGTTCCTGGTGGAGGGCGACTCGGCCGGCGGCTCGGCGATCATGGCGCGCCAGTCGAGCTTCCAGGCGATCCTGCCCCTGCGCGGCAAGATCATCAACGTGGAGAAGGCCCGGATCGACAAGGTCCTCTCCAACACCGAGATCCAGGCCATGATCACGGCGATGGGCACCGGCATCGACGAGGACTTCGACGTCGCGAAGGCCCGGTACCACAAGCTGATCATCATGACCGACGCCGACGTGGACGGCGCCCACATCCGGACGCTGATCCTGACCTTCCTCTTCCGCCACATGCGCGGGCTCATCGAGGAGGGCTTCGTCTACATCGCCTGCCCGCCGCTCTACAAGGTGAAGCAGGGCAACCAGGAGCAGTACATCGAGAAGGAGCTCGAGCTGGAGGACTGGCTGCTCGAGCGCAACCTCGGCGACCTGACCCTGGAGGACGCGGAGGGCCGCACCTCCGCCCTGACCCGCGCCCGGTACCAGCGCTTCCAGCGGGCCCTGAAGGAGCACGAGGCGTGGGCGGGCAACCTCCGCGCCACCTTCGGGGGCGCCACCCTCGACTTCCTCCAGACCCACGGGCTGGTGGAGGCGGACGCGTCGGACCTCGACACCCTCCAGGCCGCCGTGACCGCCGCCTCCGACGACCGCGCCACGCTCACCGTGGAATCGGTCGACACGGAGGCCGAGCGCATCCGCGCCCGGTCGATCCAGGCGTCCACGGGCGAGGCCCGCACCGTCGTCATCCCGCTCGAGATCTTCCGCACCCGCGAGCTGGCGGGCCTGCGCGGCGCCCGCGCGAAGCTCCGCGACCAGGTGGGCACCGCACCGTTCCGCCTGGCCCGGGGGTCCCGCACCCGCACGCCGGCCAGCTACGAGGCGCTCCGCGTGGCCGTGCTCGAGCTCTGCCGCGAGGGCGTCCAGCTCAGCCGCTTCAAGGGCCTCGGCGAGATGAACAGCGAGCAGCTCTGGGAGACGACCATGGACCCGGAGCGGCGCATCCTGCAGCAGGTCGTCATGGACGACGAGATGGCCGTGGGCGAGCTCTTCGCGAAGCTGATGGGCGACAAGGTGGAGCCCCGACGGGCCTTCATCGAGGACAACGCCCGCAGCGTCAGCAACCTCGACGTCTAAGGACTGAGCATGGCGATCGACCGCCACGGGCGCATCGAGCCGCGCGAGCTCGAGCGCGAGATGAGCACGTCGTACCTCGACTACGCGATGAGCGTGATCGTGGGCCGGGCGCTGCCCGACGTGCGCGACGGGCTGAAGCCCGTCCACCGCCGCGTGCTCTACGCGATGCACGACGCCGGCCTGCAGCCGGAGCGCCCGTACGTCAAGAGCGCGAACATCGTCGGCAAGGTGATGGGTGAGTTCCACCCGCACGGCGACTCCGCGATCTACGACACCCTCGTCCGCCTGGCGCAGGACTTCGCGTCGCGGTACCCCCTCATCGACGGCCAGGGCAACTTCGGCTCCAGCGAGTTCTCGGCCGCCGCGATGCGGTACACCGAGGCGAAGCTCTCGCGCCTCGCCACCGAGATGCTCCGCGACATCGACGAGGACACCGTCGACGACGCGCCGACCTACGACGACCGGCGCACCGAGCCGGTGGTGCTGCCGGCGCGCGTCCCGAACCTCCTCATCAACGGCTCGTCGGGCATCGCCGTCGGCATGGCGACCAACATCCCGCCGCACAACATCGGCGAGGTGATCGACGCCGTGGTCGCGACGATCGACGACCCGCTGATCGAGGTCGAGGGCCTGATGCGCCACATCAAGGCGCCGGACTTCCCGACGGGCGGCATCATCGTCGGCCGCGCCGGCGTCATCGACGCGTACCGCACCGGCCGCGGCCGTGTCGTCGTGCGCGGCCGGGCCCACAACGAGCCCCTCAAGCACGGCCGCAACGCGATCGTGTTCACCGAGCTGCCGTACCAGGTGAACAAGGCCGAGCTGATCCGCAAGATGGCCGAGCTCGCCAACGACAAGGTGATCCCGGAGATCGCCGACCTGCGCGACGAGAGCGGCCGCGACGGCGTCCGCGTGGTGGTGGAGCTCCGCCGCGACGCCGTGCCGATCGTCGTGCTGAACAAGCTCTACAAGCACACCGCGGTGCAGTCGACGTTCGGCGTCAACGCCATCGCCCTCGTCGACGGGGTGCCGCGCACCCTGGGCCTCAAGGACATCATCCGGCACTACCTCGACCACCAGCGCGAGGTCATCACGCGCCGGTCGCGGTACCGCCTCGCCCGGGCGGAGGCGCGCGCCCACATCCTCGAGGGGCTCCTCAAGGCGCTCGACCACCTCGATGCGGTCATCGCCCTGATCCGCTCGGCGGCCGACCCCGAGACGGCCCGCAACGGCCTGATGAACCAGTTCGACCTGACCGAGATCCAGGCGCGGGCGATCCTCGACCTGCGGCTCCAGCGCCTCACCCAGCTCGAGGCCGGGAAGATCCAGGCCGAGTACGCCGAGCTGCAGGAGCGCATCGCCGAGCTGCGGGCGATCCTCGGCGACGAGGCCCGCGTCTACGCGCTGATCCGCGAGGAGATCCTCGAGATCCGCGGCCGCTTCGCCGACGAGCGGCGCACCGAGATCGTGCCCGGCGAGGGCGACATCGACCTCGAGGACCTGATCGCGGAGGAGGAGATGGTCATCTCCATCTCCGACGGCGGGTACATCAAGCGGCTGCCCGTCACGACCTACCGGGCCCAGGGCCGCGGCGGCAAGGGGCTGCGCGGGGTGCGGCTCAAGGACGACGACTACATCAAGCACCTGTTCATCGCCTCGACCCACCAGTACCTGCTCTTCTTCACGAACCGCGGCAAGGTCTACCGCCAGAAGATCCACGAGCTCCCCCAGGGCTCCCGCGACTCCCGCGGCCGCCACATCGCGAACGTCCTCGCGCTGCAGCCCGACGAGGAGGTCCGCGCCGTCTTCGCGACCCGCGACTACACCGAGGGCCGCTACCTGGTCCTGGCCACCCGCGAGGGCATGGTCAAGAAGACCGAGATGAGCAGCTACGACACCGTCCTGCGGGAGCGCGGCCTCGCCGCGATCCAGCTCCTCGACGGCGACGAGCTCGTCGGCGTGCAGCTGACCGACGGCGACGAGGACCTCATGGTCATCTCGGCCCGCGGGCAGGCCGCCCGGTTCCACGAGGGCCAGGTGCGCCCCATGAGCCGCGACACGCGCGGCGTCCGGGCGATGACCCTCGACCCCGGCGACCGGGTGCTCGACATCGTCGTCGCCCGCGACGACGAGGACCTCCTCGTGGTGACGGGCAACGGCTACGGCAAGCGGACCCCGATGGCGGACTACCCGCGCAAGGGCCGCCCCACCAAGGGCGTCCGCACGATCAAGGTCACCGACCGCAAGGGCGAGCTCGTCACCGCGCGCCCGGTCCGCGAGGGCCAGGAGCTGCTGCTGATCTCGCTCCTCGGGCAGGTCATCCGGATCAAGGTCGACACCGTCCGGCGCACCGGCCGCTCCACCGAGGGCGTCCGCGTCATGAACATGGCGGAGGAGGACCTGGTCTGCGGGGTCGCCTCCGTCGTCGAGCCCGGCGAGGACGACGCGGCGTCGCTCGACGAGTCGGGCGTCGCGATCCCCGGTGAGACCGGGGACGACGGCCTGCCCACCGGGACCGCCCCGGTCGACAACTAGGTGGCGGAGGGGCCGCCCCCGCCCGCCCCCCGGCGCGGCCCGGGCGACCCCGGCCGCGGCCCCGAGTGGCGGGTGGAGGGCGCCCCGCCGCCGAAGGAGCCCGCCGCCGCCGGTCGTATGCCGCGGATGCCCGGCGGCCCCCGGTTCTGGTGGATCCTGCTGGCGCTGCTGGCGGTCAACTGGTTCGTGGTGTCGCTCATCCCCGACCGGGAGGAGCGCCTCGCGGTGCCGTACACCGTGTTCCGGGAGCAGGTGATCGCCGGCAACGTCGCGGAGGTCACCTCGAAGGGCGACACCATCCAGGGCGAGTTCCGGAAGGCCGTCACGTACCCGTCGGGCTCCGACTCCTCGGACACGACGTTCGGGACGGAGCGCCCGGCGTTCGGCGACGACGAGCTGCTGCCGCTGATGATCGAGAAGGGCGTCGAGGTCAACGCAACGCCGGTCGACGAGGGCCGCTCCCTCCTCACGACCCTCCTGTTCTCGTTCGGCCCCGTGATCCTGCTGGTGCTGCTCTTCGTGTTCCTGATGCGCCGCGCCGCCGGCGGCGCGGGGGGCGCGTTGACGGGCCTCGGCAAGTCCAAGGCGAAGCGCTACGACGCGTCGGCGCAGCGGGTGACGTTCGCCGACGTCGCGGGGATCGACGAGGCCGAGGAGGAGCTCGTCGAGATCGTCGACTTCCTGAAGAACCCCGACCGCTACCGCCGCCTCGGCGGCCAGATCCCGCGGGGCGTCCTCCTGTCCGGTCCCCCCGGGACGGGCAAGACGCTCCTCGCCCGCGCCGTCGCCGGCGAGGCCGACGTGCCGTTCTTCTCGCTGTCGGCGTCGGAGTTCGTGGAGATGATCGTCGGCGTGGGCGCCAGCCGCGTCCGCGACCTGTTCGCGCAGGCGAAGGCGACCGCCCCCGCGATCATCTTCATCGACGAGCTCGACGCCATCGGCCGGGCCCGCGGCGGCTCGGCGTCCCTCGGCGGCAACGACGAGCGCGAGCAGACGCTCAACCAGATCCTCACCGAGATGGACGGCTTCAGCGGCGGGGAGGGCGTCATCGTGCTCGCCGCGACCAACCGGCCGGAGATCCTCGACGCCGCCCTCCTGCGGCCCGGCCGGTTCGACCGGCGCGTGGCGGTCAACCCGCCCGACCGCGACGGCCGCGCCGCCATCCTCGAGGTCCACCTCCGCGGCGTCCCCGTCGCCGACGACGTCAGCGTCGAGGGGCTCGCCCAGGCCACCCCCGGCATGGTGGGCGCCGACCTGCGCAACCTCATCAACGAGGCCGCCCTGATGGCGGCCCGCCGCAACCACGAGCGCGTCGAGCCGGCCGACTTCACCGACGCCCTCGAGAAGATCGTCCTCGGCGCGGAGCGCCGCATCATGCTGTCGCCCGCCGAGCGGGAGCGGACCGCGTACCACGAGAGCGGCCACGCCCTCCTCGGGATGCTCCAGCCGGGCGCCGACCCGGTGCGCAAGATCTCGATCGTCCCCCGTGGCCGGGCGCTCGGCGTGACGTTCCAGGCCCCCGATGCCGACCGCTACGGCTACGGGGTGTCCTACCTGCGGGGCCGCATCATCGGCGCGCTCGGCGGCCGGGCCGCGGAGGAGGTCGTCTACGGCGACATCACCACCGGCGCCGAGTCGGACCTCGAGCAGGTCACCGCCATCGCCCGCCGTATGGTGGGACGCTGGGGCATGTCCGAGGCCATCGGCCCCGTGTCCGTCCTGGCGGGACCCGCCGACGAGCCGCTGCTGTTCCCCGGCCAGGGGGGCGCGCCGTCACCCCGCACCCAGGAGCTGCTCGACACGGAGGTCCGGCGGATCATCGAGGAGTGCTACGTCGAGGCCGTCCGGGTCCTCCAGGCCAACCGCGAGAAGCTGACGGCCCTCGCGACGGCGCTGCTCGACCGGGAGACCCTCGACGAGGCCGACGCCTACCGGGTGGCCGGCGTCACGCGGGAGCGCGCGAGCGTCTGAGCGTCGGGCGCGGCGGTGGGGCTAGGAGGCCTTCCGCCGCTTGGCGGGGGCCTTCTTCTTCGGGGCCGCGGCGTCCTCCTTCGCGTCCTCCCCGCCGCCCTCCACCTTGCGCAGGCGGCCCTGCTCGATGTCGAGCTGGTCGTCGTCCTTCGCGGCCGCCTTCGCGCGCGACCGCGCGGCGGGCTTCCGCGCGGCGGGCTTCCCGGCCGCCTCCTCGTCCTCACCCTCGTCCGCGCCGCCGCCACCGGCGGCCGCGAGGCTCGCCTTCAGCGCCGCCATCAGGTCGATGACGGGGGCGGGCGACTCGGCCTCCTCGGGCGCGGCGATCTCGGTGCCGGCGGCCTTCGCCTCCAGGAACTCCAGCAGCGCCGCGCGGGTCTGGTTGGGGTACTCCTCCGGTGCGAACGGCTTGGAGAGGCCATCGACGAGCTGCCGGGCCATCGTCAGCTCGGCGTCAGAGACCTCGACGTCCCCGAGCCGCTCCACGATCTCGTCCTTGTCGCGCATCCGGATGTCCTCCGGGTAGTACAGCGTCTCGAGGGTGAGCATCCCGTCCATCGGCCGCAGCAGCACCAGGTGCTCCTTCGTGCTCAGCACGAACCGGCCGACCGCCGCGCGCCCCGACTCCTCCATCGCCCGCGCCAGCAGCTTGTAGGGGCGCTCCGCGCGCTCCTGGGGGTCGAGCCAGTAGGCGCGCTCGAAGTAGACCGGGTCGACCTCGGGCATCTCCACGAACTGCAGGATCTGGATGGTCTTCTCCTGCCGGGCGGCGAACCGCTCCAGCTCGGAGTCCTCCACCGGCAGGTACCGGCCCTTCGCGACCTCCCACCCCTTCACCGTCTCGTCGGGGGTGACCTCGACGTCGCGCTGCGGGTCCCACCGCTTCTGGCGGACCGGCTGGCCCGTCTCGCGGGACAGCGTCCGGAAGGAGACGTCGCTGCGCTGCTGGGCGAGCCCCACGGAGACGGGGATCGTCACCAGGCCGAAGGAGATGAATCCGTTCCAGATCGCGCGCACGTCAGGTCCCTTCCCGGGTCGGTGTCGCCCTAGTCCACCACCGGTCCGGCGCCGTTGCCAACGTTGTTGCGCTTCGCGCTCGCGGTGAGGGCCTCCAGCATCTCCACGGGGAACGGCAGGATCAGCGTCGTGGTGCGCTCGTTCGTGCCGATCTCGTTCATGGTCTGCAGGTAGCGCAGCTGCAGCGCGCCCGGCTCGCTGGCGATGACCGCGGCGGCCTGGGAGAGCTTCTCGGAGGCCTGGTACTCACCGTCGGCGGCGATCACCTTGGCGCGCCGCTCCCGCTCGGCCTCGGCCTGGCGGGCGATCGCGCGCTGCATCGACTGGGGCAGCTCGACGTCCTTGACCTCGACGACCGAGACCTTCACGCCCCACGGGTGGGTCTGCTCGTCGATGATCGCCTGCAGGCGCTCGTTGATCTGGTCGCGCTCCGAGAGGAGCTGGTCGAGGTCGACCTGGCCGAGCACGCTC
Proteins encoded in this region:
- the gyrA gene encoding DNA gyrase subunit A — encoded protein: MAIDRHGRIEPRELEREMSTSYLDYAMSVIVGRALPDVRDGLKPVHRRVLYAMHDAGLQPERPYVKSANIVGKVMGEFHPHGDSAIYDTLVRLAQDFASRYPLIDGQGNFGSSEFSAAAMRYTEAKLSRLATEMLRDIDEDTVDDAPTYDDRRTEPVVLPARVPNLLINGSSGIAVGMATNIPPHNIGEVIDAVVATIDDPLIEVEGLMRHIKAPDFPTGGIIVGRAGVIDAYRTGRGRVVVRGRAHNEPLKHGRNAIVFTELPYQVNKAELIRKMAELANDKVIPEIADLRDESGRDGVRVVVELRRDAVPIVVLNKLYKHTAVQSTFGVNAIALVDGVPRTLGLKDIIRHYLDHQREVITRRSRYRLARAEARAHILEGLLKALDHLDAVIALIRSAADPETARNGLMNQFDLTEIQARAILDLRLQRLTQLEAGKIQAEYAELQERIAELRAILGDEARVYALIREEILEIRGRFADERRTEIVPGEGDIDLEDLIAEEEMVISISDGGYIKRLPVTTYRAQGRGGKGLRGVRLKDDDYIKHLFIASTHQYLLFFTNRGKVYRQKIHELPQGSRDSRGRHIANVLALQPDEEVRAVFATRDYTEGRYLVLATREGMVKKTEMSSYDTVLRERGLAAIQLLDGDELVGVQLTDGDEDLMVISARGQAARFHEGQVRPMSRDTRGVRAMTLDPGDRVLDIVVARDDEDLLVVTGNGYGKRTPMADYPRKGRPTKGVRTIKVTDRKGELVTARPVREGQELLLISLLGQVIRIKVDTVRRTGRSTEGVRVMNMAEEDLVCGVASVVEPGEDDAASLDESGVAIPGETGDDGLPTGTAPVDN
- the ftsH gene encoding ATP-dependent zinc metalloprotease FtsH, which gives rise to MPRMPGGPRFWWILLALLAVNWFVVSLIPDREERLAVPYTVFREQVIAGNVAEVTSKGDTIQGEFRKAVTYPSGSDSSDTTFGTERPAFGDDELLPLMIEKGVEVNATPVDEGRSLLTTLLFSFGPVILLVLLFVFLMRRAAGGAGGALTGLGKSKAKRYDASAQRVTFADVAGIDEAEEELVEIVDFLKNPDRYRRLGGQIPRGVLLSGPPGTGKTLLARAVAGEADVPFFSLSASEFVEMIVGVGASRVRDLFAQAKATAPAIIFIDELDAIGRARGGSASLGGNDEREQTLNQILTEMDGFSGGEGVIVLAATNRPEILDAALLRPGRFDRRVAVNPPDRDGRAAILEVHLRGVPVADDVSVEGLAQATPGMVGADLRNLINEAALMAARRNHERVEPADFTDALEKIVLGAERRIMLSPAERERTAYHESGHALLGMLQPGADPVRKISIVPRGRALGVTFQAPDADRYGYGVSYLRGRIIGALGGRAAEEVVYGDITTGAESDLEQVTAIARRMVGRWGMSEAIGPVSVLAGPADEPLLFPGQGGAPSPRTQELLDTEVRRIIEECYVEAVRVLQANREKLTALATALLDRETLDEADAYRVAGVTRERASV
- a CDS encoding Ku protein, with product MRAIWNGFISFGLVTIPVSVGLAQQRSDVSFRTLSRETGQPVRQKRWDPQRDVEVTPDETVKGWEVAKGRYLPVEDSELERFAARQEKTIQILQFVEMPEVDPVYFERAYWLDPQERAERPYKLLARAMEESGRAAVGRFVLSTKEHLVLLRPMDGMLTLETLYYPEDIRMRDKDEIVERLGDVEVSDAELTMARQLVDGLSKPFAPEEYPNQTRAALLEFLEAKAAGTEIAAPEEAESPAPVIDLMAALKASLAAAGGGGADEGEDEEAAGKPAARKPAARSRAKAAAKDDDQLDIEQGRLRKVEGGGEDAKEDAAAPKKKAPAKRRKAS
- a CDS encoding slipin family protein — protein: MAAAYAVIVLLIIGLLFLFSAVKVAREYERGVVFRLGRLIGIKGPGLFILIPFIDKAVKVDLRTITLNVPPQEVITKDNVTVKVNAVAYFRVVDPSKAIVQVENYLVATSQIAQTTLRSVLGQVDLDQLLSERDQINERLQAIIDEQTHPWGVKVSVVEVKDVELPQSMQRAIARQAEAERERRAKVIAADGEYQASEKLSQAAAVIASEPGALQLRYLQTMNEIGTNERTTTLILPFPVEMLEALTASAKRNNVGNGAGPVVD